A DNA window from Anastrepha obliqua isolate idAnaObli1 chromosome 5, idAnaObli1_1.0, whole genome shotgun sequence contains the following coding sequences:
- the LOC129247011 gene encoding protein numb isoform X1, protein MGNSSSHTHEPLERGFTRGKFGDVKNGKSASFRFSKKSPKKMDRLRRSFRDSFRRRKDRVPESSKPHQWQADEEAVRSATCSFAVKYLGCVEVFESRGMQVCEEALKVLRNSRRRPIRGVLHVSGDGLRVVDDETKGLIVDQTIEKVSFCAPDRNHERGFSYICRDGTTRRWMCHGFLACKELGERLSHAVGCAFAVCLERKQRRDKECGVTMTFDVKNSTFTRTGSFRQQTLTERLAQGETPSAVVPPQPKPYNPFAIERPHATPSMLERQGSFRAFSTIGSQSPFKRQMSLRINDLPSNTERQKAFLAAASGGSLAAALATPNRSVSPIPEISPAKLGVADMDNGIDTVSQLCQELSQGLSLLSQTDAMIAAGDDLNFNNNLSINQNIIATEKTQQHKGISTPTALPTTSSNHSITTGSKGYEYVEGVVSSSSSIVGVASTPTVSVAPRISSVSPVSTNSPVRTPTTPTLTMTPPPPPPPTARPVEVVAPLPNADQWLGEVVKKTSPAAIKRAPRMLSSTGRTQSMSAAPALGVDPFDAEWVAGVTKPLSPDLPVAPTMPVATAVTTPVSSTAAPLHSTNPFISPPKVPAQTFQVQL, encoded by the exons ATGGGAAATTCATCGTCACACACACACGAACCACTGGAGCGCGGCTTCACACGCGGAAAATTTGGTGATGTTAAAAATGGG AAATCCGCATCATTTCGCTTTAGCAAGAAATCACCAAAGAAAATGGATCGCTTGCGTCGATCCTTTCGTGATTCGTTTCGTCGTCGGAAGGACCGTGTACCCGAATCATCGAAGCCGCATCAATGGCAGGCAGACGAAGAGGCAGTACGTTCGGCGACCTGCTCATTTGCGGTGAAATATTTGGGTTGCGTTGAGGTATTCGAGTCGCGCGGTATGCAAGTTTGCGAGGAGGCCCTAAAAGTATTGAGG AATTCGCGCCGCCGACCCATACGTGGAGTGCTGCACGTTAGCGGTGATGGACTGCGCGTCGTGGACGATGAGACGAAGGGCCTCATTGTCGATCAGACAATCGAGAAAGTGAGTTTCTGCGCTCCAGATCGTAACCACGAACGCGGCTTCAGCTACATTTGTCGCGATGGCACTACACGGCGTTGGATGTGTCACGGGTTTCTTGCGTGCAAAGAACTTGGCGAACGGCTCTCACACGCTGTGGGTTGCGCTTTTGCCGTCTGTTTGGAGCGTAAGCAACGTCGCGATAAGGAATGTGGTGTCACAATGACGTTCGATGTTAAAAATTCGACATTTACGCGTACCGGTTCGTTCCGCCAGCAAACATTGACCGAACGTTTAGCGCAAGGCGAAACACCATCGGCTGTTGTGCCACCACAGCCAAAACCTTACAATCCCTTCGCCATTGAGCGTCCGCATGCTACACCTTCAATGTTGGAACGTCAGGGATCGTTCCGCGCATTCAGCACCATCGGCAGCCAGTCACCGTTTAAGCGACAGATGTCACTGCGGATTAACGATCTTCCGTCCAACACAGAACGACAGAAAGCATTTTTGGCAGCTGCTAGTGGCGGCTCACTTGCCGCTGCGCTGGCTACACCAAATCGTAGTGTTTCACCAATACCAGAGATCTCACCAGCTAAACTGGGCGTCGCAGATATGGATAATGGCATCGATACGGTTAGCCAGTTGTGTCAGGAGCTCAGTCAGGGTCTATCGTTGCTCAGCCAAACCGATGCAATGATCGCTGCTGGTGACGACCTGAATTTCAACAACAACTTGAGCATTAATCAGAATATTATTGCGACCGAAAAGACGCAACAACACAAGGGAATCTCCACACCAACTGCCTTGCCGACCACCAGCAGCAACCATAGCATTACCACTGGCAGTAAAGGATATGAATATGTCGAGGGTGTAGTCAGTAGCAGCAGTTCAATTGTGGGTGTAGCCAGTACGCCTACGGTGTCAGTGGCGCCACGCATCTCCTCGGTGTCGCCAGTATCCACCAATTCACCAGTGCGTACGCCTACGACACCAACGTTGACAATGacgccgccaccaccaccaccaccaacagcACGCCCTGTGGAAGTGGTCGCACCACTGCCCAATGCCGATCAATGGCTGGGTGAAGTAGTGAAGAAGACATCGCCAGCAGCCATCAAACGCGCGCCACGTATGCTCAGCTCGACTGGACGTACACAATCAATGAGCGCTGCGCCTGCCTTAGGTGTTGATCCCTTCGACGCCGAGTGGGTGGCCGGCGTGACAAAGCCACTTTCACCCGATCTGCCTGTGGCGCCCACAATGCCAGTGGCGACCGCAGTTACGACCCCGGTGAGCAGTACAGCTGCACCATTACACAGTACCAATCCATTCATTTCACCGCCGAAGGTACCGGCTCAAACATTCCAGGTGCAGCTGTAG
- the LOC129247011 gene encoding protein numb isoform X2 has translation MDRLRRSFRDSFRRRKDRVPESSKPHQWQADEEAVRSATCSFAVKYLGCVEVFESRGMQVCEEALKVLRNSRRRPIRGVLHVSGDGLRVVDDETKGLIVDQTIEKVSFCAPDRNHERGFSYICRDGTTRRWMCHGFLACKELGERLSHAVGCAFAVCLERKQRRDKECGVTMTFDVKNSTFTRTGSFRQQTLTERLAQGETPSAVVPPQPKPYNPFAIERPHATPSMLERQGSFRAFSTIGSQSPFKRQMSLRINDLPSNTERQKAFLAAASGGSLAAALATPNRSVSPIPEISPAKLGVADMDNGIDTVSQLCQELSQGLSLLSQTDAMIAAGDDLNFNNNLSINQNIIATEKTQQHKGISTPTALPTTSSNHSITTGSKGYEYVEGVVSSSSSIVGVASTPTVSVAPRISSVSPVSTNSPVRTPTTPTLTMTPPPPPPPTARPVEVVAPLPNADQWLGEVVKKTSPAAIKRAPRMLSSTGRTQSMSAAPALGVDPFDAEWVAGVTKPLSPDLPVAPTMPVATAVTTPVSSTAAPLHSTNPFISPPKVPAQTFQVQL, from the exons ATGGATCGCTTGCGTCGATCCTTTCGTGATTCGTTTCGTCGTCGGAAGGACCGTGTACCCGAATCATCGAAGCCGCATCAATGGCAGGCAGACGAAGAGGCAGTACGTTCGGCGACCTGCTCATTTGCGGTGAAATATTTGGGTTGCGTTGAGGTATTCGAGTCGCGCGGTATGCAAGTTTGCGAGGAGGCCCTAAAAGTATTGAGG AATTCGCGCCGCCGACCCATACGTGGAGTGCTGCACGTTAGCGGTGATGGACTGCGCGTCGTGGACGATGAGACGAAGGGCCTCATTGTCGATCAGACAATCGAGAAAGTGAGTTTCTGCGCTCCAGATCGTAACCACGAACGCGGCTTCAGCTACATTTGTCGCGATGGCACTACACGGCGTTGGATGTGTCACGGGTTTCTTGCGTGCAAAGAACTTGGCGAACGGCTCTCACACGCTGTGGGTTGCGCTTTTGCCGTCTGTTTGGAGCGTAAGCAACGTCGCGATAAGGAATGTGGTGTCACAATGACGTTCGATGTTAAAAATTCGACATTTACGCGTACCGGTTCGTTCCGCCAGCAAACATTGACCGAACGTTTAGCGCAAGGCGAAACACCATCGGCTGTTGTGCCACCACAGCCAAAACCTTACAATCCCTTCGCCATTGAGCGTCCGCATGCTACACCTTCAATGTTGGAACGTCAGGGATCGTTCCGCGCATTCAGCACCATCGGCAGCCAGTCACCGTTTAAGCGACAGATGTCACTGCGGATTAACGATCTTCCGTCCAACACAGAACGACAGAAAGCATTTTTGGCAGCTGCTAGTGGCGGCTCACTTGCCGCTGCGCTGGCTACACCAAATCGTAGTGTTTCACCAATACCAGAGATCTCACCAGCTAAACTGGGCGTCGCAGATATGGATAATGGCATCGATACGGTTAGCCAGTTGTGTCAGGAGCTCAGTCAGGGTCTATCGTTGCTCAGCCAAACCGATGCAATGATCGCTGCTGGTGACGACCTGAATTTCAACAACAACTTGAGCATTAATCAGAATATTATTGCGACCGAAAAGACGCAACAACACAAGGGAATCTCCACACCAACTGCCTTGCCGACCACCAGCAGCAACCATAGCATTACCACTGGCAGTAAAGGATATGAATATGTCGAGGGTGTAGTCAGTAGCAGCAGTTCAATTGTGGGTGTAGCCAGTACGCCTACGGTGTCAGTGGCGCCACGCATCTCCTCGGTGTCGCCAGTATCCACCAATTCACCAGTGCGTACGCCTACGACACCAACGTTGACAATGacgccgccaccaccaccaccaccaacagcACGCCCTGTGGAAGTGGTCGCACCACTGCCCAATGCCGATCAATGGCTGGGTGAAGTAGTGAAGAAGACATCGCCAGCAGCCATCAAACGCGCGCCACGTATGCTCAGCTCGACTGGACGTACACAATCAATGAGCGCTGCGCCTGCCTTAGGTGTTGATCCCTTCGACGCCGAGTGGGTGGCCGGCGTGACAAAGCCACTTTCACCCGATCTGCCTGTGGCGCCCACAATGCCAGTGGCGACCGCAGTTACGACCCCGGTGAGCAGTACAGCTGCACCATTACACAGTACCAATCCATTCATTTCACCGCCGAAGGTACCGGCTCAAACATTCCAGGTGCAGCTGTAG